The following proteins are encoded in a genomic region of Corticium candelabrum chromosome 11, ooCorCand1.1, whole genome shotgun sequence:
- the LOC134187037 gene encoding minichromosome maintenance domain-containing protein 2-like isoform X2 translates to MSANWKDAWAVHSDVLDWLVASGNDWKIHEQCQVYQQESNDVQRAVYRFLIECDPSLLLEYNVSLGSYVLNNYREAAKTIQEVCYTLISQLQWIPCQFNICKSQVSVVLRLLSLPTIPEYEISSTTDIPPIQNRANLVTFTGIVSGLSTVTKYTQSTRYYCSSDHADRFNYIRVHKPGASEAATARNDFLCDQCGSLLQEDVTCRLLSDKVTVDMIPFDAIRSQSEKRPPTRFQSLTVILRDELSHGVHIGQRCSIIGIPVYNVVEVHGHCLGNVYLEANNVILESTSCSITTHSLVGSATLQSLLAIAVPSLSPGMSQLIRDCSFSPWSFSATLAYIFAGTQRWRVLVCVHARRNLHTFPNSLFAGTITPPGTFHKLKLSILLSLVNVISKSHQQDKDSKLPNDKSLFHLLVIGRHVVEIQRLLSYSSSLSPICCHHQSSNDMFGTATKDKFGANAFIEGGSLLLSTDGVCLIDDVIGLKKEALKRLQTSMENDEVFIDIPKRFTDELHREQQQMIVKLSSTIWASCSSEASRERKGQTADTNGTTGKEAVPLSKSLTDRFGLLVFTDEENVSTDTWAEQQLTEHLLGLSTMSSIPDSNPFPVNDRDIVQLLYRAAFLKSTFCASALELIRAFYLASRRIRGSSVHGTDISVTALHAMKSLAAAHAKLHLRNEVLEEDAVSAIHLCEEAMTSQYGYSLVGVKPLPHFQDSKTDTYIGKEYDARMRQFHLHLLRFCTSHGYLGFTAREE, encoded by the exons ATGAGCGCTAATTGGAAAGACGCGTGGGCAGTACATTCCGATGTCTTAGACTGGCTCGTCGCCAGTGGAAACGATTGGAAAATACACGAACAATGTCAAGTCTACCAACAAGAATCTAAC GATGTCCAGAGAGCTGTTTACAGGTTCCTGATAGAATGTGACCCATCTCTGTTGCTAGAATACAATG TGTCTCTAGGCAGCTATGTGCTCAACAACTACCGAGAAGCTGCGAAGACGATACAAGAG GTTTGTTACACTCTCATCAGCCAGCTACAATGGATTCCGTGTCAATTCAATATTTGCAAAAGCCAGGTTTCAGTCGTCCTCAGGCTACTGTCTCTTCCTACGATACCAGA ATACGAGATCTCATCGACAACGGATATTCCTCCAATTCAAAATCGTGCCAACCTAGTGACGTTCACTGGAATTGTCTCGGGCCTGTCGACGGTCACCAAATACAC GCAAAGTACACGCTATTACTGCTCATCCGACCATGCAGATCGGTTCAACTACATTCGAGTTCACAAACCCGGTGCCTCTGAAGCTGCTACAGCCAG AAACGACTTCCTCTGTGACCAGTGTGGTTCTCTATTACAGGAAGACGTCACCTGCAGACTTTTATCGG ACAAGGTGACCGTAGATATGATTCCATTCGATGCTATTCGCAGTCAGTCAGAAAAGAGGCCGCCAACGAGGTTCCAAAGTTTGACGGTCATTTTGAGAG ATGAGCTTAGTCACGGTGTCCACATCGGGCAGCGTTGCAGCATAATTGGAATCCCTGTCTACAATGTTGTCGAAGTTCACGGTCACTGCCTGGGTAACGTTTATCTAGAG GCAAACAACGTCATACTAGAATCCACGTCGTGCAGTATCACCACCCATTCACTTGTCGGTTCTGCTACTCTACAGTCGCTTCTAGCAATTGCCGTGCCATCTCTCTCCCCGGGAATGTCGCAGCTAATCCGCG ATTGTAGCTTTTCTCCGTGGTCTTTCTCTGCTACTTTAGCGTACATCTTTGCAGGTACACAGCGTTGGCGCGTGCTTGTttgcgtgcatgcacgtcGGAACTTGCACACTTTCCCGAATTCTCTTTTCGCAGGCACCATTACACCACCCGGCACTTTTCACAAGTTAAAACTGTCAATCCTTCTCAGTCTCGTCAACGTAATATCCAAATCGCACCAGCAAGACAAAGACAGCAAATTACCGAACGACAAGTCTCTCTTTCATCTGCTAGTCATAGGACGACACGTTGTAGAAATTCAACGTTTACTGTCTTATTCATCATCTCTTAGTCCCATCTGCTGTCACCATCAGTCATCAAACGACATGTTCGGTACCGCCACGAAAGATAAGTTCGGAGCAAATGCATTTATCGAAG GAGGCTCGCTGTTGCTATCTACCGACGGGGTATGCCTCATTGACGATGTCATCGGACTGAAAAAAGAAGCACTGAAGAGACTCCAGACAA GCATGGAAAATGATGAGGTATTCATCGATATACCCAAGAGATTCACTGACGAACTGCATCGGGAACAACAGCAAATGATAGTCAAGCTTTCTTCTACAATTTGGGCAAGCTGCAGTTCAGAGGCATCGAGAGAGCGCAAAGGTCAAACAGCTGACACAAACGGAACTACCGGGAAG GAAGCCGTCCCTCTTAGTAAATCTCTTACCGA CCGATTCGGTCTGCTCGTATTCACTGACGAGGAAAACGTGTCTACGGATACCTGGGCAGAGCAGCAGTTGACAGAGCACTTACTGGGCTTATCGACGATGTCTTCTATACCTGATTCAAATCCATTCCCAGTCAACGACAGGGATATCGTGCAA CTCTTGTACCGTGCTGCATTCCTAAAATCGACGTTCTGTGCTTCTGCTTTGGAGCTGATTCGGGCCTTCTACCTCGCCAGTCGCCGCATACGCGGCTCCAGCGTTCACGGAACTGACATTTCAGTCACGGCTCTACACGCGAT GAAATCACTGGCAGCAGCCCATGCAAAGCTGCACTTACGAAACGAG GTTCTAGAAGAAGATGCGGTGTCTGCTATCCATTTGTGCGAAGAAGCCATGACGTCGCAATACG GTTATTCGCTAGTGGGAGTAAAGCCTTTGCCCCACTTTCAGGACAGCAAAACAGACACTTACATTGGGAAAGAA TATGATGCCCGAATGAGACAATTTCATCTTCATCTCCTTCGATTTTGTACGTCACATGGATATTTGGGGTTCACAGCGAGAGAGGAATAG
- the LOC134187037 gene encoding minichromosome maintenance domain-containing protein 2-like isoform X1: MSANWKDAWAVHSDVLDWLVASGNDWKIHEQCQVYQQESNDVQRAVYRFLIECDPSLLLEYNVSLGSYVLNNYREAAKTIQEVCYTLISQLQWIPCQFNICKSQVSVVLRLLSLPTIPEYEISSTTDIPPIQNRANLVTFTGIVSGLSTVTKYTLKSVVTFRQSTRYYCSSDHADRFNYIRVHKPGASEAATARNDFLCDQCGSLLQEDVTCRLLSDKVTVDMIPFDAIRSQSEKRPPTRFQSLTVILRDELSHGVHIGQRCSIIGIPVYNVVEVHGHCLGNVYLEANNVILESTSCSITTHSLVGSATLQSLLAIAVPSLSPGMSQLIRDCSFSPWSFSATLAYIFAGTQRWRVLVCVHARRNLHTFPNSLFAGTITPPGTFHKLKLSILLSLVNVISKSHQQDKDSKLPNDKSLFHLLVIGRHVVEIQRLLSYSSSLSPICCHHQSSNDMFGTATKDKFGANAFIEGGSLLLSTDGVCLIDDVIGLKKEALKRLQTSMENDEVFIDIPKRFTDELHREQQQMIVKLSSTIWASCSSEASRERKGQTADTNGTTGKEAVPLSKSLTDRFGLLVFTDEENVSTDTWAEQQLTEHLLGLSTMSSIPDSNPFPVNDRDIVQLLYRAAFLKSTFCASALELIRAFYLASRRIRGSSVHGTDISVTALHAMKSLAAAHAKLHLRNEVLEEDAVSAIHLCEEAMTSQYGYSLVGVKPLPHFQDSKTDTYIGKEYDARMRQFHLHLLRFCTSHGYLGFTAREE; this comes from the exons ATGAGCGCTAATTGGAAAGACGCGTGGGCAGTACATTCCGATGTCTTAGACTGGCTCGTCGCCAGTGGAAACGATTGGAAAATACACGAACAATGTCAAGTCTACCAACAAGAATCTAAC GATGTCCAGAGAGCTGTTTACAGGTTCCTGATAGAATGTGACCCATCTCTGTTGCTAGAATACAATG TGTCTCTAGGCAGCTATGTGCTCAACAACTACCGAGAAGCTGCGAAGACGATACAAGAG GTTTGTTACACTCTCATCAGCCAGCTACAATGGATTCCGTGTCAATTCAATATTTGCAAAAGCCAGGTTTCAGTCGTCCTCAGGCTACTGTCTCTTCCTACGATACCAGA ATACGAGATCTCATCGACAACGGATATTCCTCCAATTCAAAATCGTGCCAACCTAGTGACGTTCACTGGAATTGTCTCGGGCCTGTCGACGGTCACCAAATACAC GCTAAAAAGTGTTGTAACTTTCAGGCAAAGTACACGCTATTACTGCTCATCCGACCATGCAGATCGGTTCAACTACATTCGAGTTCACAAACCCGGTGCCTCTGAAGCTGCTACAGCCAG AAACGACTTCCTCTGTGACCAGTGTGGTTCTCTATTACAGGAAGACGTCACCTGCAGACTTTTATCGG ACAAGGTGACCGTAGATATGATTCCATTCGATGCTATTCGCAGTCAGTCAGAAAAGAGGCCGCCAACGAGGTTCCAAAGTTTGACGGTCATTTTGAGAG ATGAGCTTAGTCACGGTGTCCACATCGGGCAGCGTTGCAGCATAATTGGAATCCCTGTCTACAATGTTGTCGAAGTTCACGGTCACTGCCTGGGTAACGTTTATCTAGAG GCAAACAACGTCATACTAGAATCCACGTCGTGCAGTATCACCACCCATTCACTTGTCGGTTCTGCTACTCTACAGTCGCTTCTAGCAATTGCCGTGCCATCTCTCTCCCCGGGAATGTCGCAGCTAATCCGCG ATTGTAGCTTTTCTCCGTGGTCTTTCTCTGCTACTTTAGCGTACATCTTTGCAGGTACACAGCGTTGGCGCGTGCTTGTttgcgtgcatgcacgtcGGAACTTGCACACTTTCCCGAATTCTCTTTTCGCAGGCACCATTACACCACCCGGCACTTTTCACAAGTTAAAACTGTCAATCCTTCTCAGTCTCGTCAACGTAATATCCAAATCGCACCAGCAAGACAAAGACAGCAAATTACCGAACGACAAGTCTCTCTTTCATCTGCTAGTCATAGGACGACACGTTGTAGAAATTCAACGTTTACTGTCTTATTCATCATCTCTTAGTCCCATCTGCTGTCACCATCAGTCATCAAACGACATGTTCGGTACCGCCACGAAAGATAAGTTCGGAGCAAATGCATTTATCGAAG GAGGCTCGCTGTTGCTATCTACCGACGGGGTATGCCTCATTGACGATGTCATCGGACTGAAAAAAGAAGCACTGAAGAGACTCCAGACAA GCATGGAAAATGATGAGGTATTCATCGATATACCCAAGAGATTCACTGACGAACTGCATCGGGAACAACAGCAAATGATAGTCAAGCTTTCTTCTACAATTTGGGCAAGCTGCAGTTCAGAGGCATCGAGAGAGCGCAAAGGTCAAACAGCTGACACAAACGGAACTACCGGGAAG GAAGCCGTCCCTCTTAGTAAATCTCTTACCGA CCGATTCGGTCTGCTCGTATTCACTGACGAGGAAAACGTGTCTACGGATACCTGGGCAGAGCAGCAGTTGACAGAGCACTTACTGGGCTTATCGACGATGTCTTCTATACCTGATTCAAATCCATTCCCAGTCAACGACAGGGATATCGTGCAA CTCTTGTACCGTGCTGCATTCCTAAAATCGACGTTCTGTGCTTCTGCTTTGGAGCTGATTCGGGCCTTCTACCTCGCCAGTCGCCGCATACGCGGCTCCAGCGTTCACGGAACTGACATTTCAGTCACGGCTCTACACGCGAT GAAATCACTGGCAGCAGCCCATGCAAAGCTGCACTTACGAAACGAG GTTCTAGAAGAAGATGCGGTGTCTGCTATCCATTTGTGCGAAGAAGCCATGACGTCGCAATACG GTTATTCGCTAGTGGGAGTAAAGCCTTTGCCCCACTTTCAGGACAGCAAAACAGACACTTACATTGGGAAAGAA TATGATGCCCGAATGAGACAATTTCATCTTCATCTCCTTCGATTTTGTACGTCACATGGATATTTGGGGTTCACAGCGAGAGAGGAATAG
- the LOC134187037 gene encoding minichromosome maintenance domain-containing protein 2-like isoform X3 → MSANWKDAWAVHSDVLDWLVASGNDWKIHEQCQVYQQESNDVQRAVYRFLIECDPSLLLEYNVSLGSYVLNNYREAAKTIQEVCYTLISQLQWIPCQFNICKSQVSVVLRLLSLPTIPEYEISSTTDIPPIQNRANLVTFTGIVSGLSTVTKYTLKSVVTFRQSTRYYCSSDHADRFNYIRVHKPGASEAATARNDFLCDQCGSLLQEDVTCRLLSDKVTVDMIPFDAIRSQSEKRPPTRFQSLTVILRDELSHGVHIGQRCSIIGIPVYNVVEVHGHCLGNVYLEANNVILESTSCSITTHSLVGSATLQSLLAIAVPSLSPGMSQLIRDCSFSPWSFSATLAYIFAGTITPPGTFHKLKLSILLSLVNVISKSHQQDKDSKLPNDKSLFHLLVIGRHVVEIQRLLSYSSSLSPICCHHQSSNDMFGTATKDKFGANAFIEGGSLLLSTDGVCLIDDVIGLKKEALKRLQTSMENDEVFIDIPKRFTDELHREQQQMIVKLSSTIWASCSSEASRERKGQTADTNGTTGKEAVPLSKSLTDRFGLLVFTDEENVSTDTWAEQQLTEHLLGLSTMSSIPDSNPFPVNDRDIVQLLYRAAFLKSTFCASALELIRAFYLASRRIRGSSVHGTDISVTALHAMKSLAAAHAKLHLRNEVLEEDAVSAIHLCEEAMTSQYGYSLVGVKPLPHFQDSKTDTYIGKEYDARMRQFHLHLLRFCTSHGYLGFTAREE, encoded by the exons ATGAGCGCTAATTGGAAAGACGCGTGGGCAGTACATTCCGATGTCTTAGACTGGCTCGTCGCCAGTGGAAACGATTGGAAAATACACGAACAATGTCAAGTCTACCAACAAGAATCTAAC GATGTCCAGAGAGCTGTTTACAGGTTCCTGATAGAATGTGACCCATCTCTGTTGCTAGAATACAATG TGTCTCTAGGCAGCTATGTGCTCAACAACTACCGAGAAGCTGCGAAGACGATACAAGAG GTTTGTTACACTCTCATCAGCCAGCTACAATGGATTCCGTGTCAATTCAATATTTGCAAAAGCCAGGTTTCAGTCGTCCTCAGGCTACTGTCTCTTCCTACGATACCAGA ATACGAGATCTCATCGACAACGGATATTCCTCCAATTCAAAATCGTGCCAACCTAGTGACGTTCACTGGAATTGTCTCGGGCCTGTCGACGGTCACCAAATACAC GCTAAAAAGTGTTGTAACTTTCAGGCAAAGTACACGCTATTACTGCTCATCCGACCATGCAGATCGGTTCAACTACATTCGAGTTCACAAACCCGGTGCCTCTGAAGCTGCTACAGCCAG AAACGACTTCCTCTGTGACCAGTGTGGTTCTCTATTACAGGAAGACGTCACCTGCAGACTTTTATCGG ACAAGGTGACCGTAGATATGATTCCATTCGATGCTATTCGCAGTCAGTCAGAAAAGAGGCCGCCAACGAGGTTCCAAAGTTTGACGGTCATTTTGAGAG ATGAGCTTAGTCACGGTGTCCACATCGGGCAGCGTTGCAGCATAATTGGAATCCCTGTCTACAATGTTGTCGAAGTTCACGGTCACTGCCTGGGTAACGTTTATCTAGAG GCAAACAACGTCATACTAGAATCCACGTCGTGCAGTATCACCACCCATTCACTTGTCGGTTCTGCTACTCTACAGTCGCTTCTAGCAATTGCCGTGCCATCTCTCTCCCCGGGAATGTCGCAGCTAATCCGCG ATTGTAGCTTTTCTCCGTGGTCTTTCTCTGCTACTTTAGCGTACATCTTTGCAG GCACCATTACACCACCCGGCACTTTTCACAAGTTAAAACTGTCAATCCTTCTCAGTCTCGTCAACGTAATATCCAAATCGCACCAGCAAGACAAAGACAGCAAATTACCGAACGACAAGTCTCTCTTTCATCTGCTAGTCATAGGACGACACGTTGTAGAAATTCAACGTTTACTGTCTTATTCATCATCTCTTAGTCCCATCTGCTGTCACCATCAGTCATCAAACGACATGTTCGGTACCGCCACGAAAGATAAGTTCGGAGCAAATGCATTTATCGAAG GAGGCTCGCTGTTGCTATCTACCGACGGGGTATGCCTCATTGACGATGTCATCGGACTGAAAAAAGAAGCACTGAAGAGACTCCAGACAA GCATGGAAAATGATGAGGTATTCATCGATATACCCAAGAGATTCACTGACGAACTGCATCGGGAACAACAGCAAATGATAGTCAAGCTTTCTTCTACAATTTGGGCAAGCTGCAGTTCAGAGGCATCGAGAGAGCGCAAAGGTCAAACAGCTGACACAAACGGAACTACCGGGAAG GAAGCCGTCCCTCTTAGTAAATCTCTTACCGA CCGATTCGGTCTGCTCGTATTCACTGACGAGGAAAACGTGTCTACGGATACCTGGGCAGAGCAGCAGTTGACAGAGCACTTACTGGGCTTATCGACGATGTCTTCTATACCTGATTCAAATCCATTCCCAGTCAACGACAGGGATATCGTGCAA CTCTTGTACCGTGCTGCATTCCTAAAATCGACGTTCTGTGCTTCTGCTTTGGAGCTGATTCGGGCCTTCTACCTCGCCAGTCGCCGCATACGCGGCTCCAGCGTTCACGGAACTGACATTTCAGTCACGGCTCTACACGCGAT GAAATCACTGGCAGCAGCCCATGCAAAGCTGCACTTACGAAACGAG GTTCTAGAAGAAGATGCGGTGTCTGCTATCCATTTGTGCGAAGAAGCCATGACGTCGCAATACG GTTATTCGCTAGTGGGAGTAAAGCCTTTGCCCCACTTTCAGGACAGCAAAACAGACACTTACATTGGGAAAGAA TATGATGCCCGAATGAGACAATTTCATCTTCATCTCCTTCGATTTTGTACGTCACATGGATATTTGGGGTTCACAGCGAGAGAGGAATAG
- the LOC134187037 gene encoding minichromosome maintenance domain-containing protein 2-like isoform X4 codes for MSANWKDAWAVHSDVLDWLVASGNDWKIHEQCQVYQQESNDVQRAVYRFLIECDPSLLLEYNVSLGSYVLNNYREAAKTIQEVCYTLISQLQWIPCQFNICKSQVSVVLRLLSLPTIPEYEISSTTDIPPIQNRANLVTFTGIVSGLSTVTKYTLKSVVTFRQSTRYYCSSDHADRFNYIRVHKPGASEAATARNDFLCDQCGSLLQEDVTCRLLSDKVTVDMIPFDAIRSQSEKRPPTRFQSLTVILRDELSHGVHIGQRCSIIGIPVYNVVEVHGHCLGNVYLEANNVILESTSCSITTHSLVGSATLQSLLAIAVPSLSPGMSQLIRDCSFSPWSFSATLAYIFAGTQRWRVLVCVHARRNLHTFPNSLFAGTITPPGTFHKLKLSILLSLVNVISKSHQQDKDSKLPNDKSLFHLLVIGRHVVEIQRLLSYSSSLSPICCHHQSSNDMFGTATKDKFGANAFIEGGSLLLSTDGVCLIDDVIGLKKEALKRLQTSMENDEVFIDIPKRFTDELHREQQQMIVKLSSTIWASCSSEASRERKGQTADTNGTTGKEAVPLSKSLTDRFGLLVFTDEENVSTDTWAEQQLTEHLLGLSTMSSIPDSNPFPVNDRDIVQLLYRAAFLKSTFCASALELIRAFYLASRRIRGSSVHGTDISVTALHAMF; via the exons ATGAGCGCTAATTGGAAAGACGCGTGGGCAGTACATTCCGATGTCTTAGACTGGCTCGTCGCCAGTGGAAACGATTGGAAAATACACGAACAATGTCAAGTCTACCAACAAGAATCTAAC GATGTCCAGAGAGCTGTTTACAGGTTCCTGATAGAATGTGACCCATCTCTGTTGCTAGAATACAATG TGTCTCTAGGCAGCTATGTGCTCAACAACTACCGAGAAGCTGCGAAGACGATACAAGAG GTTTGTTACACTCTCATCAGCCAGCTACAATGGATTCCGTGTCAATTCAATATTTGCAAAAGCCAGGTTTCAGTCGTCCTCAGGCTACTGTCTCTTCCTACGATACCAGA ATACGAGATCTCATCGACAACGGATATTCCTCCAATTCAAAATCGTGCCAACCTAGTGACGTTCACTGGAATTGTCTCGGGCCTGTCGACGGTCACCAAATACAC GCTAAAAAGTGTTGTAACTTTCAGGCAAAGTACACGCTATTACTGCTCATCCGACCATGCAGATCGGTTCAACTACATTCGAGTTCACAAACCCGGTGCCTCTGAAGCTGCTACAGCCAG AAACGACTTCCTCTGTGACCAGTGTGGTTCTCTATTACAGGAAGACGTCACCTGCAGACTTTTATCGG ACAAGGTGACCGTAGATATGATTCCATTCGATGCTATTCGCAGTCAGTCAGAAAAGAGGCCGCCAACGAGGTTCCAAAGTTTGACGGTCATTTTGAGAG ATGAGCTTAGTCACGGTGTCCACATCGGGCAGCGTTGCAGCATAATTGGAATCCCTGTCTACAATGTTGTCGAAGTTCACGGTCACTGCCTGGGTAACGTTTATCTAGAG GCAAACAACGTCATACTAGAATCCACGTCGTGCAGTATCACCACCCATTCACTTGTCGGTTCTGCTACTCTACAGTCGCTTCTAGCAATTGCCGTGCCATCTCTCTCCCCGGGAATGTCGCAGCTAATCCGCG ATTGTAGCTTTTCTCCGTGGTCTTTCTCTGCTACTTTAGCGTACATCTTTGCAGGTACACAGCGTTGGCGCGTGCTTGTttgcgtgcatgcacgtcGGAACTTGCACACTTTCCCGAATTCTCTTTTCGCAGGCACCATTACACCACCCGGCACTTTTCACAAGTTAAAACTGTCAATCCTTCTCAGTCTCGTCAACGTAATATCCAAATCGCACCAGCAAGACAAAGACAGCAAATTACCGAACGACAAGTCTCTCTTTCATCTGCTAGTCATAGGACGACACGTTGTAGAAATTCAACGTTTACTGTCTTATTCATCATCTCTTAGTCCCATCTGCTGTCACCATCAGTCATCAAACGACATGTTCGGTACCGCCACGAAAGATAAGTTCGGAGCAAATGCATTTATCGAAG GAGGCTCGCTGTTGCTATCTACCGACGGGGTATGCCTCATTGACGATGTCATCGGACTGAAAAAAGAAGCACTGAAGAGACTCCAGACAA GCATGGAAAATGATGAGGTATTCATCGATATACCCAAGAGATTCACTGACGAACTGCATCGGGAACAACAGCAAATGATAGTCAAGCTTTCTTCTACAATTTGGGCAAGCTGCAGTTCAGAGGCATCGAGAGAGCGCAAAGGTCAAACAGCTGACACAAACGGAACTACCGGGAAG GAAGCCGTCCCTCTTAGTAAATCTCTTACCGA CCGATTCGGTCTGCTCGTATTCACTGACGAGGAAAACGTGTCTACGGATACCTGGGCAGAGCAGCAGTTGACAGAGCACTTACTGGGCTTATCGACGATGTCTTCTATACCTGATTCAAATCCATTCCCAGTCAACGACAGGGATATCGTGCAA CTCTTGTACCGTGCTGCATTCCTAAAATCGACGTTCTGTGCTTCTGCTTTGGAGCTGATTCGGGCCTTCTACCTCGCCAGTCGCCGCATACGCGGCTCCAGCGTTCACGGAACTGACATTTCAGTCACGGCTCTACACGCGAT GTTCTAG